In Flavobacterium sp. N1736, the following are encoded in one genomic region:
- a CDS encoding glycoside hydrolase family 71/99-like protein, which produces MKRYITLLFFGIMNVLVAASCSSDDKGSDKPTEPETVAPVAIEKTNSTKIYVHYMPWFETNESSADKKWGYHWTMANKNPNNVGANNRREIASYYYPLIGPYHSGDKNVIENHLLLMKYSGIDGVLIDWYGTYDVYDYRMVKENTEQLIAMLDKVGLEYAIVYEDRVTKSAVDAGKAISVTAAAKTDLAYMEKNYFDDANYIKVNGKPLLLNFGPIILQTPAEWTNVFNTITTKPTFITLWDQSVEAGANASGEYAWVYKDNSFLTNFYTNTKPKLAIAIGSAYPGFKDFYAEGGGGAAIGWTIEHNNGVTLDETLLLAKNANLNYLQLITWNDFGEGTMFEPTVEFGYTYIEKIKTFAGVKNTESVFPEISKMYNLRIEKKGNADAQKKLDQAFNYFVSMQPAKAKQLINEIK; this is translated from the coding sequence ATGAAAAGATATATCACATTATTGTTTTTTGGGATTATGAATGTTTTAGTCGCCGCCAGTTGCAGCAGCGATGACAAAGGTTCAGATAAACCTACAGAACCAGAAACAGTTGCGCCTGTTGCGATTGAAAAAACAAATAGCACCAAAATTTACGTGCACTACATGCCTTGGTTTGAAACCAATGAAAGCAGTGCCGACAAAAAATGGGGATATCACTGGACAATGGCAAACAAAAATCCGAACAATGTGGGCGCAAACAATCGCAGAGAAATTGCATCGTATTATTATCCCCTAATTGGACCTTACCATTCAGGCGATAAAAATGTGATAGAAAACCATTTATTACTAATGAAATATTCAGGAATCGATGGTGTTTTAATCGATTGGTACGGCACTTATGACGTTTATGATTATAGAATGGTAAAAGAAAACACAGAACAATTGATCGCAATGCTGGATAAAGTTGGTTTGGAATATGCCATAGTTTACGAAGACAGAGTCACTAAAAGTGCTGTCGACGCCGGAAAAGCCATCTCTGTAACCGCTGCTGCAAAAACCGATTTAGCTTATATGGAGAAAAATTATTTTGATGATGCAAATTATATCAAAGTAAACGGAAAACCATTGTTGCTAAACTTCGGGCCAATTATCCTGCAAACACCCGCTGAATGGACGAATGTTTTTAACACCATAACTACAAAACCTACTTTTATTACCCTTTGGGATCAATCTGTAGAAGCGGGCGCAAATGCTTCGGGAGAATATGCGTGGGTGTATAAAGACAATAGTTTTTTAACGAATTTTTATACCAATACAAAACCAAAACTTGCTATTGCAATAGGAAGCGCTTATCCCGGTTTTAAAGATTTTTATGCAGAAGGCGGAGGCGGAGCAGCCATTGGCTGGACCATAGAGCACAACAACGGGGTTACGCTTGATGAAACACTTTTGCTGGCTAAAAATGCAAACCTAAACTATTTACAATTAATTACATGGAATGACTTTGGTGAAGGAACTATGTTTGAACCAACGGTAGAATTTGGTTACACATACATCGAAAAAATAAAAACTTTTGCAGGTGTAAAAAATACCGAATCTGTTTTTCCTGAAATCAGTAAAATGTACAATTTAAGAATCGAAAAGAAAGGCAATGCCGATGCCCAGAAAAAATTAGATCAGGCGTTTAATTATTTTGTTTCGATGCAGCCCGCAAAGGCAAAACAATTAATAAATGAAATTAAATAA
- a CDS encoding glycoside hydrolase family 97 protein, with protein MKNIKYRYCLIVFASILIYACSAGTKKTYTINSPGKITKLVFELTTSGQPQYSFSSNGKSVIEPSLMGFEFKGIQKMTEGFEVVSTEEKTADEIWEQPWGEFKKVRDHHSELIVHLKESKGEERLVDIIFRVFDDGVGFRYFFPKQPHLNKVKIADEATQFTFKSENDVWWIPVHRENSYYESTYRKTPVSKTDTINTPATFETKEKLFVAIHEANLTDFASMTLLKTNNKQYKSELVPWADGVKVYAETPFATPWRTIIVGTNPGDLATSTIMLNLNDPSKIEDLSWITPSKYIGIWWGMHLEKYTWGQGEKHGATTKNTKEYIDFAAKNGFDGVLVEGWNEGWDGDWTADGSAFSFVKPYPDFNLEEITKYAAIKNVRLIGHHETAGATKNYESQLEDAFKLYQKMGVNTVKTGYVNKYLDKKEWHDSQYGARHYRKVMETAAKYHIMIDNHEPIKGTGLQRTYPNFMSQEGGRGQEYNAWSVDGGNTPEHLTTLPFTRMLSGPFDYTPGNFNFDYKTPSNAKVQTTLANQLALYVIIFSPLQMASDLPENYEGKPEFQFVKEVPCNWSQTKVLDSKIGEYTTIARQDWDEKNWYLGSITNKDARDLKVALSFLDAGKEYEAEMYADGAGANYKTNPYPVVISKQKVNSKTVLDIKLAAGGGTAIKFSPVQK; from the coding sequence ATGAAAAACATAAAATATAGATACTGTCTGATTGTTTTTGCGTCGATATTAATTTACGCTTGCAGTGCTGGTACTAAAAAAACATACACAATAAATTCGCCTGGAAAAATCACCAAACTGGTTTTTGAATTAACAACTTCGGGGCAGCCGCAATACAGCTTTTCATCTAATGGAAAATCGGTAATAGAACCTTCTTTAATGGGGTTTGAATTTAAGGGAATCCAGAAAATGACAGAAGGTTTTGAAGTGGTTTCCACCGAAGAAAAAACGGCCGATGAAATCTGGGAACAGCCTTGGGGAGAATTCAAAAAAGTTCGTGATCATCACAGCGAATTAATTGTTCATCTGAAAGAATCAAAAGGAGAAGAACGTTTGGTTGATATTATTTTCAGGGTTTTTGATGATGGAGTAGGATTTCGCTATTTCTTTCCAAAACAGCCCCATTTAAACAAAGTAAAAATCGCTGATGAAGCAACTCAGTTTACTTTTAAATCAGAAAATGATGTTTGGTGGATTCCCGTACATCGCGAAAACAGTTATTATGAAAGTACGTATCGCAAAACGCCTGTTAGTAAAACAGATACCATAAATACACCTGCGACTTTTGAAACTAAAGAGAAATTATTTGTAGCGATTCACGAAGCCAATTTAACCGATTTTGCTTCGATGACATTATTAAAAACAAATAATAAACAATACAAAAGCGAATTAGTGCCGTGGGCTGATGGCGTAAAAGTATATGCCGAAACACCTTTTGCAACGCCTTGGAGAACCATTATTGTAGGTACAAATCCGGGAGATTTGGCAACTTCTACAATTATGCTGAATTTAAACGATCCGTCAAAAATTGAAGATCTTTCGTGGATAACGCCTTCAAAATATATTGGAATCTGGTGGGGAATGCATCTTGAAAAGTACACTTGGGGACAAGGAGAAAAACACGGTGCAACAACAAAAAACACGAAAGAATATATTGATTTTGCAGCAAAAAATGGTTTTGACGGTGTTCTTGTCGAAGGCTGGAACGAAGGTTGGGATGGCGACTGGACAGCTGACGGATCTGCATTTAGTTTTGTAAAACCATATCCTGATTTTAATCTGGAAGAAATTACAAAATATGCAGCCATTAAAAATGTTCGTTTAATTGGTCATCATGAAACAGCCGGAGCAACAAAAAACTACGAAAGTCAGCTTGAAGATGCTTTTAAACTGTATCAAAAAATGGGCGTAAATACTGTAAAAACAGGTTACGTAAACAAATATCTGGACAAAAAAGAGTGGCACGACAGCCAATACGGAGCGCGTCATTACAGAAAAGTAATGGAAACGGCAGCAAAGTATCACATTATGATCGACAATCATGAACCTATAAAAGGAACGGGCTTGCAGCGTACATATCCTAATTTTATGTCGCAGGAAGGCGGCAGAGGTCAGGAATACAACGCATGGTCTGTTGATGGCGGAAATACGCCGGAACATTTAACGACCTTGCCTTTTACAAGAATGCTTTCGGGACCGTTTGATTATACGCCGGGTAATTTCAATTTTGATTATAAAACGCCTTCAAATGCAAAAGTGCAAACGACTTTGGCAAATCAATTGGCGTTGTATGTCATTATTTTTAGTCCGTTGCAAATGGCCTCAGACTTGCCTGAAAACTATGAAGGAAAACCGGAGTTTCAGTTTGTAAAAGAAGTTCCGTGCAATTGGTCTCAAACAAAAGTTCTGGATTCTAAAATTGGAGAATACACCACAATTGCCCGCCAAGACTGGGACGAGAAAAACTGGTATTTAGGTTCTATTACAAACAAAGATGCCAGAGATCTTAAAGTAGCTTTATCTTTTTTGGATGCCGGAAAAGAATACGAAGCCGAAATGTATGCCGATGGAGCAGGAGCAAACTATAAAACAAATCCGTATCCGGTTGTGATTTCAAAACAAAAAGTAAATAGCAAAACAGTATTGGATATTAAACTCGCAGCTGGCGGAGGAACAGCTATAAAATTTTCTCCGGTACAGAAATAA
- a CDS encoding RagB/SusD family nutrient uptake outer membrane protein, whose product MKIKITAAILMSMFFAISCTNLNEDLYDRVEDGNFGNTPKEIDALVGGAYSSLRGFADGISNNYPTCEYVFFLNETVSDEATIPTRGTNWYDGGQYQDAQKHTWKADNRMILSAWRYNYTGIAKINSIIYQIDKSSLTDQAKAPIYAELKALRAYYYYNLLDLFGNVPIVVNFEDTSLPSNSTRKQVYDFVEKELTDALPYLTSNVVYSKFTKNVAYSLLARLYLNSDAFIGTPRWQDCINMCQKVTGYTLAPDFFANFATQNEKSPEIIFAIPYDSKAGTVGNYMSSMSCHYLHKLTISPIGDYPWSANGMCAQPGVYSAFADTDKRKKCMVAGDQINLATGQVIMMDNGEPLTYTEAVTSVADAKENEGVRLGKYEMKAGEMWERDHDLVVIRYAEILMMQAECYVRLGSADLAKPFLQQIATRAGTELPATIDLHFIDQELLREFTFEGRRRTDNIRFGTFFDSWWEKGPTEQYRAIFPIPSTVMTTNKNLIQNPGYPVN is encoded by the coding sequence ATGAAAATCAAAATAACAGCAGCAATATTGATGAGCATGTTTTTTGCCATATCATGTACAAATTTAAACGAAGATTTGTACGATAGAGTAGAAGACGGAAACTTCGGAAATACTCCAAAAGAAATTGATGCATTAGTTGGTGGCGCTTATTCTTCGTTAAGAGGATTTGCAGACGGAATATCGAATAATTACCCAACGTGCGAATATGTTTTCTTTTTAAATGAAACCGTTTCAGATGAAGCCACAATTCCAACAAGAGGAACAAACTGGTACGATGGCGGACAATATCAGGATGCGCAAAAACATACCTGGAAAGCAGACAATCGTATGATACTTTCGGCATGGCGTTACAATTATACCGGAATCGCCAAGATTAATTCGATCATTTATCAAATCGATAAATCGTCATTGACAGATCAGGCAAAAGCACCAATTTATGCCGAATTAAAAGCGTTGAGAGCGTATTACTATTACAATCTTTTGGATTTATTCGGCAATGTGCCAATCGTAGTAAACTTTGAAGATACTTCGCTGCCATCAAATTCTACCAGAAAACAAGTGTATGATTTTGTGGAAAAAGAATTAACAGATGCGCTTCCGTATTTAACTTCAAATGTGGTGTATTCTAAATTCACAAAAAATGTTGCCTATTCCTTATTGGCAAGATTGTATTTAAATTCAGATGCATTTATTGGAACGCCGCGTTGGCAGGATTGTATTAACATGTGCCAAAAAGTTACGGGTTATACATTAGCGCCCGATTTCTTCGCCAATTTTGCCACACAAAATGAAAAATCACCCGAGATTATTTTTGCAATTCCGTACGATTCAAAAGCAGGAACAGTAGGAAATTATATGAGTTCAATGTCTTGCCATTATCTGCACAAATTAACGATTTCTCCAATTGGCGATTATCCGTGGAGCGCGAACGGAATGTGTGCTCAACCAGGTGTTTACTCCGCATTTGCAGATACAGATAAAAGAAAAAAATGTATGGTGGCGGGAGATCAGATCAATTTGGCAACCGGACAGGTTATTATGATGGATAACGGAGAACCTTTAACCTATACAGAAGCCGTTACAAGTGTTGCCGATGCCAAAGAAAATGAAGGTGTTCGTTTAGGAAAATACGAAATGAAAGCCGGAGAAATGTGGGAACGCGATCACGATTTAGTAGTAATTCGTTATGCCGAAATTTTAATGATGCAAGCCGAATGTTACGTTCGTTTAGGGTCTGCAGATTTGGCAAAACCATTTCTACAGCAAATTGCAACGCGTGCCGGAACCGAATTACCGGCAACAATCGATCTTCATTTTATCGATCAGGAATTGCTTAGAGAATTTACTTTTGAAGGAAGAAGAAGAACAGATAACATCCGTTTTGGAACATTCTTCGATTCATGGTGGGAAAAAGGACCAACAGAACAATACAGAGCAATTTTTCCAATTCCGAGCACCGTTATGACAACAAATAAAAACCTGATACAGAATCCTGGATATCCTGTAAACTAG
- a CDS encoding SusC/RagA family TonB-linked outer membrane protein has translation MNSSKNKKIVLHQMWTTKSVVFMIFMLFLSAGIFAQGKKKVSGTVYDNTGSVLPGASVIEVGTKNATTTDFDGKFSLDVAVGGAIEVSFIGATTQKVQITSASSNIDVRLQNDGYQLAEVQVVSVGYGTQKKSDLTGAISTVNADDLVKGTISSTEQVLQGKVAGLNVIRPSGDPAAGSTLRLRGGTSLTASNSPLIVVDGIAGVDINVVQPSDIKSVDILKDASATAIYGSRGANGVIIITTKSGTKGVSVTYSGLSSVGYVADNLDLLSANQWRSYVRQTGNMDAVDYGGNTNWQKETEQVAISQSHTLSINSGKTDSGFRASLSYLNNEGVIKTSGLERISGNVSAYQYLGDNKAVKFDMGLFANIDKWHPIDYRIFERTYNLNPTIPVYDANGNFSSVGGNIYENPVEILTNRTVDNERHRLLGYFKTEVKFLNDFLAVANISLEHNAMQGSTYKPSYAVLEGRTEGGYAQKTYAEYTNAQGELYVNYTKVIDKHNISALAGYSYLENIYEGFGAQRSGFVTDAFSYNNLGAGYNYRLGDVYSYKGKSNLVSFYARANYGYDGKYLLTGTVRRDGSSRFGENNKWGTFPSASAAWRISNEDFMSSSKDWLGNLKLRVGWGITGNQDGIGEYKSLSILGVGNDSYYDPVTQTWSLAYSPKQNPNPDLKWESTEQVNIGIDFSLFNRITGSFEWYSKTTRDLLYTYEVPQPPYLVGTMLANVGEMSNKGVELTLNADIVKGDKFTWDANLTLGHNVQKIEKLSNPTYKTDVIYSGSLHGLAGMSGQYSQIIAEGYPVGTFWGFESAGLGDDGKMLYYNAAGDKVLDNVLVDADKRDLGNIQPDLTLGIGMNFTYGNFDLGISGYGMFGQKALNATNMMLNDPNRLPAFNVPDDFLGSGITSAPKYSSYWIEDASFFRLQTVSVGYTLPLKLKGSKLRMYLMGENLAVFTKYKGVDPEIGLNAQDGINQTGVMDQTGLAAPGIDRYNNYPRPTTISVGLNFTFNN, from the coding sequence GTAATTGAAGTGGGCACAAAAAACGCAACCACTACAGATTTTGACGGAAAATTTTCGCTGGATGTAGCCGTAGGAGGTGCCATCGAAGTATCTTTTATAGGAGCAACAACTCAGAAAGTTCAAATCACATCGGCATCTTCAAATATTGATGTTCGTTTGCAAAATGACGGCTATCAGCTTGCAGAAGTTCAGGTCGTTTCTGTGGGATACGGAACGCAAAAAAAATCAGATTTAACCGGAGCCATTTCGACCGTTAATGCAGACGATTTGGTAAAAGGAACAATTTCTTCTACAGAACAGGTTTTGCAGGGAAAAGTGGCGGGATTAAATGTTATTCGCCCTTCTGGAGATCCTGCGGCAGGTTCTACCTTACGCTTGCGCGGAGGAACATCATTAACAGCAAGCAACAGTCCGCTTATTGTAGTTGACGGAATTGCGGGTGTAGATATCAATGTGGTTCAGCCTTCGGATATTAAATCTGTAGACATTCTTAAAGATGCTTCGGCGACAGCCATATATGGTTCAAGAGGTGCAAACGGAGTTATTATTATTACCACAAAATCTGGAACAAAAGGAGTTTCTGTTACCTACAGCGGTTTATCAAGTGTAGGTTATGTGGCTGATAATTTAGATCTTTTATCGGCAAATCAATGGAGAAGTTATGTGCGCCAAACCGGAAATATGGACGCAGTTGATTACGGCGGAAATACAAACTGGCAAAAAGAAACAGAACAAGTTGCTATTTCGCAATCACATACTTTAAGCATCAATTCAGGAAAAACAGACAGCGGTTTCAGAGCGTCACTTTCGTACTTAAACAATGAAGGCGTTATTAAAACAAGCGGTTTGGAAAGAATTAGCGGTAACGTAAGTGCGTATCAATATCTTGGCGATAATAAAGCGGTAAAATTTGATATGGGTTTATTTGCCAATATCGATAAATGGCATCCAATTGATTACAGAATTTTTGAGCGTACTTATAACCTCAATCCAACAATTCCGGTGTATGATGCAAACGGAAATTTTTCTTCGGTAGGAGGAAATATCTACGAAAATCCGGTTGAAATTTTAACCAACAGAACGGTAGATAATGAAAGACACAGACTTTTGGGATATTTTAAAACTGAGGTTAAATTTTTGAATGATTTCCTGGCAGTTGCCAATATTTCATTAGAACATAATGCAATGCAGGGAAGTACTTATAAACCTTCATACGCAGTTTTGGAAGGAAGAACTGAGGGCGGTTATGCACAAAAAACGTATGCAGAATACACAAATGCACAAGGCGAATTGTATGTAAATTATACTAAAGTTATTGATAAACATAATATTAGCGCGCTTGCAGGATATTCATATCTGGAGAATATTTATGAAGGTTTTGGTGCACAAAGAAGCGGTTTTGTAACCGATGCTTTTAGCTACAACAATTTAGGCGCAGGTTACAATTATCGTTTGGGCGACGTATATTCATACAAAGGAAAATCGAATTTAGTTTCGTTTTATGCGCGTGCGAATTATGGTTACGACGGAAAATATTTATTGACAGGAACAGTGAGACGTGACGGTTCAAGCCGTTTTGGAGAAAATAATAAATGGGGAACTTTCCCGTCTGCATCGGCGGCGTGGAGAATTTCTAACGAAGATTTTATGTCTTCTAGCAAAGACTGGCTTGGCAATTTAAAACTAAGAGTGGGTTGGGGAATTACAGGTAATCAGGACGGAATTGGTGAATACAAATCGCTTTCGATTTTAGGAGTTGGAAACGATAGTTACTACGATCCGGTTACGCAAACGTGGAGTTTGGCTTATTCGCCAAAACAAAACCCAAATCCTGATTTAAAATGGGAATCGACAGAACAGGTAAACATTGGTATAGACTTTAGTTTATTTAATAGAATAACAGGTTCATTCGAATGGTATTCTAAAACGACAAGAGATTTATTATATACGTATGAAGTGCCGCAACCGCCCTATTTAGTGGGAACAATGCTGGCAAACGTAGGCGAAATGTCAAACAAAGGAGTAGAGCTTACGCTGAATGCAGACATTGTAAAAGGAGATAAATTTACCTGGGATGCGAATTTGACTTTGGGGCACAACGTTCAAAAAATCGAAAAACTGTCAAATCCCACTTATAAAACAGATGTAATTTACAGCGGATCATTACACGGATTAGCGGGTATGTCAGGACAATATTCTCAAATTATTGCCGAAGGATATCCGGTTGGAACTTTCTGGGGTTTTGAAAGTGCAGGACTTGGCGACGATGGAAAAATGTTATACTACAACGCGGCCGGAGATAAAGTGCTGGACAATGTTTTGGTAGATGCTGATAAAAGAGATTTAGGAAACATTCAGCCTGATTTGACTTTGGGTATTGGAATGAATTTTACGTACGGAAATTTTGATTTAGGAATTTCAGGTTACGGAATGTTTGGTCAAAAAGCGTTGAATGCAACAAACATGATGTTAAACGATCCAAACAGATTACCGGCTTTTAATGTTCCGGATGATTTCTTGGGAAGCGGCATTACATCGGCACCAAAATACTCAAGTTATTGGATCGAAGACGCTTCTTTCTTCAGACTTCAAACTGTTTCTGTTGGATATACATTGCCATTGAAATTAAAAGGTTCAAAATTAAGAATGTATTTAATGGGAGAAAATCTTGCTGTATTTACAAAATATAAAGGCGTAGATCCTGAAATTGGTTTAAATGCTCAGGACGGAATCAATCAAACGGGAGTAATGGATCAAACCGGACTTGCAGCGCCTGGAATTGACAGATATAACAATTATCCCAGACCAACAACGATTTCTGTTGGATTAAATTTCACGTTTAATAATTAA